A region from the Triticum urartu cultivar G1812 chromosome 1, Tu2.1, whole genome shotgun sequence genome encodes:
- the LOC125533234 gene encoding probable non-specific lipid-transfer protein 2 produces MGNSKAAACVLALVLCGLLAADTAAAAAGCDASALSPCVGAIMLGGAVTPGCCARLRAQRACLCQYARDPSYRGYVNSPRAQSVVAACGLPRPKC; encoded by the coding sequence ATGGGCAACAGCAAGGCCGCGGCGTGCGTGCTCGCGCTCGTCCTGTGCGGCCTGCTCGCCGCggacacggcggcggcggcggcggggtgcgaCGCGAGCGCGCTGAGCCCGTGCGTGGGCGCCATCATGCTGGGCGGGGCGGTGACGCCGGGGTGCTGCGCGCGGCTGCGCGCCCAGCGGGCGTGCCTGTGCCAGTACGCGCGCGACCCGTCCTACCGCGGCTACGTCAACAGCCCCAGGGCGCAGAGCGTCGTTGCCGCCTGCGGCCTCCCCAGGCCCAAGTGCTGA